From Primulina tabacum isolate GXHZ01 chromosome 2, ASM2559414v2, whole genome shotgun sequence, one genomic window encodes:
- the LOC142537615 gene encoding uncharacterized protein LOC142537615, which yields MDAATHVLEGMARILEQGWIQSLELYFEYLKMRDGDGARCTIYLLKDDASLWWEGSAHAMDLATLTWDKFKEMFYGKYFPADVRGSLTREFMSLRPRDSSVAEFIRKLDRGCHFVLMIAKDVTQKLRHFLDGLRPTLCWDVMLMRPTGYDETTACTF from the exons ATGGATGCAGCCACCCATGTTCTGGAGGGTATGGCTAGGATCTTGGAGCAG GGATGGATTCAATCACTGGAGCTGTATTTCGAGTACCTTAAGATGAGAGATGGCGACGGGGCCAGGTGCACCATTTATTTGTTGAAGGATGATGCATCTCTTTGGTGGGAGGGATCCGCTCATGCAATGGACTTGGCTACTCTCACCTGGGACAAGTTCAAGGAGATGTTCTACGGGAAGTACTTTCCAGCCGACGTTAGGGGCAGCCTGacgagagagtttatgagtctccgtccGAGGGACTCATCTGTGGCTGAGTTTATCCGCAAGCTCGATaggggctgccattttgtgctCATGATAGCTAAAGATGTCacccagaagctgaggcatttcttgGACGGACTGAGACCCACCCTTTGCTGGGATGTCATGCTGATGAGGCCGACAGGTTATGATGAGACCACCGCCTGCACTTTTTAG